In a genomic window of Muntiacus reevesi chromosome 1, mMunRee1.1, whole genome shotgun sequence:
- the EXO5 gene encoding exonuclease V: protein MAETGEEEKVSAEASGFSDLSDSEFLDLEDSEESSASPSKPGPSYELPEKDDKLISLPKLKRRLEFSSPMERFHLNYLYVTDLSTQNWCEQQMVFGKELPGFLTPKKSAILDTGASIHLARELEVHDLVSIPITSKEDAWAVKFLNILSMIPTLQSEGRIREFPVFGEVEGVLLVGVIDELYYTASGELELVELKTRGNPVLPSDAQKKKDSFQVSLYKYIFDAMVQGKVTAASLIHHTKLHPEKPLGPSVLRHAQQGGYSVKSLGDLIELVFLSLTLSDLPLIDSLKIEYVHQKTATVLGTEIVAFEEKEMRSKVQHYMTYWMGHREPQGVDVEEAWKCRMCNFADICEWKKSGGLTSATREPQVKKAK from the coding sequence ATGGCAGAGactggggaagaggagaaggtgtCAGCAGAGGCTTCTGGGTTCTCAGACTTGAGTGACTCAGAATTTTTGGACCTGGAGGATTCGGAAGAGTCAAGTGCTTCACCTAGCAAGCCTGGTCCTTCTTATGAATTACCTGAGAAGGATGACAAGCTCATAAGTTTACCAAAATTGAAAAGAAGATTGGAGTTCTCATCACCTATGGAGCGATTTCATCTTAATTATTTGTATGTCACTGACCTGTCTACTCAGAACTGGTGTGAACAGCAAATGGTATTTGGAAAGGAGCTTCCTGGTTTCTTGACACCCAAGAAATCAGCTATTTTGGATACTGGTGCCAGCATCCACCTAGCTAGAGAACTAGAAGTTCATGATCTTGTGAGTATCCCCATCACCAGTAAAGAAGATGCCTGGGCAGTTAAGTTTCTGAACATATTATCAATGATTCCTACCCTGCAGTCAGAAGGGCGTATCAGAGAGTTTCCAGTGTTTGGAGAAGTGGAGGGTGTGCTTCTTGTTGGTGTGATTGATGAGCTGTACTATACAGCCAGCGGGGAACTGGAACTGGTGGAACTCAAGACACGTGGGAACCCTGTGCTCCCTTCAGacgctcagaaaaaaaaagatagttttcAAGTCAGCCTGTACAAATATATCTTTGATGCCATGGTACAGGGGAAAGTGACTGCTGCTAGCCTAATCCACCACACAAAATTGCATCCAGAAAAACCACTGGGACCTTCAGTGCTGAGGCATGCCCAGCAGGGAGGCTATTCTGTGAAGTCCTTGGGTGACCTCATAGAACTGGTCTTCTTGTCTCTAACACTGTCTGACCTCCCACTTATTGATAGCCTGAAAATTGAGTATGTCCACCAAAAGACTGCCACTGTGCTGGGTACAGAGATAGTGGCCTttgaagagaaggagatgagaagCAAAGTACAGCATTATATGACCTACTGGATGGGCCACCGAGAGCCTCAAGGGGTTGACGTGGAGGAGGCCTGGAAATGCCGGATGTGCAACTTTGCAGATATCTGTGAGTGGAAGAAGAGCGGTGGGTTGACCAGTGCCACACGAGAGCCACAAGTCAAAAAGGCCAAATGA